One Methylocystis iwaonis genomic window, GCATAGGCGAGGTCGTGGGCGAGATAGTGGATTCGCTCCACAGCGGCGGCGGCGACCGTTCGCACATCGTTGAAAGCCGCTGCGAGATTATCGAGTGCGGGCATTTTGGTTCTCCTTAGCGCGCTTTCCGCTCGTGTGAAATTACGCGCGAGCGATGAGAAAGCGCGCAGATTCAAAAAGCTGGAGCGCATTCTTATCGCAAAAGTCTGTCAACTTTTGCGGAATGCGCTCTAGCGGCTGACAGCCTGAAAATGCATGGGATCGCAATCGCCATTGGCACCGCGCCAGATGAGGCCGCAATCCTCGAAGGCGCGGGCGGCCTCGAGCGGGATGAACCCCGGCCGCCATTTCGAGCGGAAGGGATTATGTTGCGGGTCGATGTCGAGGGCCGCGCCGAAGCTATGCGTCGACCAGCTTTTGGTCGAGCCGCGCTTGAGCCGCACCATCAGCGAGCCGCCGGTCAAATGCAGGCGATGCGCTTCGATCTCGCCTTGCGTTCCGTAAAGCTTCTTGACGGCGAGCAACGCCTCGCCAAAAGCGTCGCGGCATTTTTTATGGAAGCGCAGCGTCGTCACCGGCGGGCCCCAGGAATAGCGCATGGCGAAAGGCGGGACGAGATCGACGATATTGTCGCGCTCCCATGTCGTGTTGATCGAGCTGTGAAGCACCGGATCGCCATAGAAGTCGATGAGCTCGGAAGGCGATCGTTCACTGGGCCATTGCATAGAAAATATCCTTTCTCGCGAGAGGCGCGCCGAATGGCGTTTTCGAATTGTTTGGGGAGGCAGGGCCGCTTCAGAAATATTCGACGATGATCGCGTAACCCGATCCGCCTGCGCCGCCTGCGCCGCCGCTCCCGCCGTTCTGATGTGCGCCGCCGCCGCCCCCGCCGCCGCCGGGGAAGCCCCCGGGGCCGCCATCGCCTGCGGTCGCAAGGCCGGACGCGCCGCCGCCG contains:
- a CDS encoding M15 family metallopeptidase, with the translated sequence MQWPSERSPSELIDFYGDPVLHSSINTTWERDNIVDLVPPFAMRYSWGPPVTTLRFHKKCRDAFGEALLAVKKLYGTQGEIEAHRLHLTGGSLMVRLKRGSTKSWSTHSFGAALDIDPQHNPFRSKWRPGFIPLEAARAFEDCGLIWRGANGDCDPMHFQAVSR